A stretch of Fusarium poae strain DAOMC 252244 chromosome 2, whole genome shotgun sequence DNA encodes these proteins:
- a CDS encoding hypothetical protein (TransMembrane:4 (i102-124o136-157i177-198o213-233i)), which yields MGRKEETSAWTDSVVSTRKNSEDWQPLSRNSVVPGRLSVKLDTRHASVDHGRHSYSRSITPAVEKGHDPFRDSDDDEIDEQKQHHHDMFDPNRPKMALKDRLHHFTFAWFTLPMSSGGLSLLIFAQPHQFPGLREIGLAVYIINILLVVAICSAMLLRFFFNPGDMSKSITHEREGFFFPTFFLTIATLITSTQRYAIPDNDETLAWAIQVAYWGYVVLTVLLAVGQYSYVFAAHNFGLQTMMPTWILPSK from the coding sequence ATGGgtagaaaagaagaaacctCGGCTTGGACTGACTCAGTCGTGTCAACTCGAAAGAACTCAGAAGATTGGCAGCCGCTGTCACGGAACTCTGTTGTCCCCGGCCGCTTGAGCGTCAAGCTGGACACTCGACATGCCAGTGTTGATCACGGCCGACACAGTTACAGCAGGTCCATCACCCCGGCCGTTGAAAAGGGTCACGACCCATTCCGAGAcagcgacgatgacgagATAGACGAGCAAAAACAGCATCATCATGATATGTTCGACCCGAACCGACCCAAGATGGCTCTAAAGGATAGGCTGCATCACTTCACGTTCGCCTGGTTCACACTGCCGATGTCAAGTGGAGGGCTGTCCTTGCTTATCTTTGCTCAGCCACATCAATTTCCAGGGCTGAGAGAGATAGGCTTGGCAGTTTATATCATTAATATCCTCTTGGTCGTCGCCATTTGCTCGGCAATGTTGCTtcgtttcttcttcaacccaGGCGACATGTCAAAGTCCATTACCCACGAACGAgagggcttcttcttcccaacGTTCTTTTTAACTATTGCAACTCTTATAACCAGTACCCAGCGATATGCTATCCCTGATAACGACGAGACGTTGGCGTGGGCTATCCAAGTGGCGTACTGGGGATATGTTGTCTTGACCGTTTTGCTGGCTGTTGGCCAGTACAGCTATGTCTTTGCTGCTCATAACTTTGGTCTACAGACTATGATGCCGACTTGGATTTTACCTAGCAAGTAG
- a CDS encoding hypothetical protein (TransMembrane:5 (o20-42i62-83o103-127i139-161o167-185i)), translating to MLSGTIASVIADTQPEIAAIPIIVGGLTCQGLGLSVAVLMYAHMIGRLMSAGLPNREHRPGLYMCVGPPSFTALALIGMANGLPDSIEPGMDGIKIDPGMIRAMALVAGIFLWALAAWWWGIATVAVIQSPPVYFHLGFYAMVFPNTGWILATISIGNALGSEHVKWMGTGMSIVLVITYFYVVYRHIKAFIKQDIMYPGRDEDFNDH from the coding sequence ATGTTGTCTGGCACTATTGCCTCGGTCATTGCCGACACACAACCCGAGATTGCAGCCATTCCCATTATTGTGGGGGGTCTCACGTGCCAGGGACTTGGATTATCCGTCGCCGTCCTTATGTACGCACATATGATCGGTCGATTGATGTCTGCAGGCCTACCTAATCGAGAGCATAGACCAGGACTATACATGTGTGTTGGACCCCCGTCGTTCACGGCTCTGGCCTTGATTGGTATGGCCAATGGACTACCTGATAGCATTGAGCCTGGTATGGACGGTATCAAGATCGACCCTGGTATGATCCGCGCCATGGCTCTCGTAGCAGGAATCTTCCTTTGGGCTCTTGCGGCTTGGTGGTGGGGGATTGCTACCGTGGCTGTTATTCAGTCTCCTCCTGTCTATTTCCACCTTGGTTTCTACGCTATGGTCTTCCCTAACACTGGTTGGATTCTCGCTACTATCTCTATCGGTAATGCGTTGGGCAGTGAGCACGTCAAGTGGATGGGGACAGGTATGAGTATTGTGCTGGTCATTACATACTTCTACGTTGTCTACAGACACATCAAGGCTTTCATAAAGCAGGACATCATGTATCCAGGAAGGGATGAGGATTTCAACGATCATTGA
- a CDS encoding hypothetical protein (SECRETED:SignalP(1-19)~MEROPS:MER0001288) yields the protein MKLSLTTAALLAVSPLAEATKPPVTAKKLQKLITEKGLMKNLDTLNDIAYAHGGNRAFGLPGYAASVDFIYKEISKLKGFKTWKQDFPANFTQTLAAEVTVDDETFRTVALTYTPSTSEEGVTAELVHAPEGEAACDVASYEGLDVKGKIVLVERGLCPDQTTFAGKVKPAAAAGAAVVVIYNSDEAKLTAGTLSAISPDYVPTALIDQEPGKALKARLEAGDKIEAFAKIIQTIETRITQNVFAETKAGDGENVVMLGAHLDSVQAGPGINDDGSGTTLILETAKALQHFSTNLKVRFGWWGAEENGLVGSRYYVNNLKKDDVDNLLAYLNFDMVSRGFFGVFDGTGEKAGPGGPPGSDVIEDLFREYFKAKDIEVTPVGLTGGTDYVAFREVIKKPVGGLFTGTGLEQDACYHQACDNITNPVPETLHINAHAAAHVLSKLAIDGVELLPKTPSNTTVGFIKRVRDEASLHFHDVNVVEGKPCDHGIV from the exons ATGAAGTTGTCACTTACAACCGCTGCTCTTTTGGCAGTTTCACCTTTGGCTGAGGCTACCAAGCCTCCAGTTACTGCCAAGAAGCTTCAAAAGCTCATCACAGAGAAAGG TTTGATGAAGAACCTGGACACTCTCAATGACATTGCCTATGCTCATGGGGGTAACAGAGCTTTTGGATTACCAGGCTATGCTGCCTCAGTAGACTTCATCTACAAGGAGATCTCCAAGCTCAAGGGCTTCAAGACGTGGAAACAGGATTTTCCCGCAAACTTCACTCAAACTCTAGCCGCCGAGGTCACAGTCGACGATGAGACTTTCAGGACTGTCGCCCTGACCTACACGCCCAGCACGTCTGAGGAAGGTGTCACTGCCGAGCTTGTCCACGCCCCCGAAGGCGAAGCTGCATGTGATGTGGCTAGCTATGAGGGTCTGGACGTCAAGGGAAAGATTGTTCTCGTTGAGCGTGGTCTTTGCCCTGACCAGACCACCTTTGCTGGCAAAGTCAAGcccgctgctgctgccggtGCCGCCGTTGTTGTCATTTACAACTCTGACGAGGCCAAGCTAACTGCAGGTACTCTGTCAGCTATCAGCCCGGACTACGTCCCCACAGCTCTCATCGATCAGGAGCCCGGCAAGGCCCTCAAGGCCAGACTCGAGGCCGGCGACAAGATCGAAGCGTTTGCAAAGATCATTCAGACTATCGAGACACGAATCACACAGAACGTCTTTGCCGAGACCAAGGCTGGTGATGGTGAGAATGTCGTCATGCTAGGTGCTCATCTTGACTCCGTCCAGGCTGGACCCGGTATCAATGATGACGGTTCTGGAACAACCCTCATTCTCGAGACTGCCAAAGCTCTGCAACACTTCTCCACCAACCTCAAAGTTCGCTTTGGCTGGTGGGGCGCAGAGGAGAACGGTCTGGTTGGCTCTCGCTACTACGTCAACAACCTGAAGAAGGACGACGTTGACAACCTTTTGGCTTACCTCAACTTTGACATGGTCTCTCGCGgtttctttggtgtctttgaCGGTACAGGTGAAAAGGCTGGTCCTGGCGGACCTCCTGGCTCTGATGTCATTGAAGATCTCTTCCGTGAGTacttcaaggccaaggacatCGAAGTCACACCCGTCGGCCTTACAGGTGGAACCGACTACGTTGCCTTCCGCGAGGTTATCAAGAAGCCCGTTGGAGGTCTCTTCACTGGTACTGGTCTTGAGCAGGACGCCTGTTACCACCAAGCCTGCGACAACATTACCAACCCTGTTCCTGAGACACTTCACATTAACGCCCATGCTGCCGCGCATGTTCTGAGCAAGCTTGCCATTGATGGCGTTGAACTTCTTCCCAAGACACCCTCCAATACTACTGTGGGATTTATCAAGAGAGTCAGAGATGAGGCTTCGTTGCATTTCCACGATGTCAATGTAGTAGAGGGTAAGCCTTGCGATCATGGCATCGTttag